Proteins co-encoded in one Sulfurovum xiamenensis genomic window:
- a CDS encoding alpha-L-glutamate ligase-like protein, which yields MFANPFKLKKLGILGMNKRNIHYIGAHNDRKYYPLVDNKLKTKIIAQSAGIAVPKLIKTIERQSQLRYLKEILEGIDGFVLKPSQGSGGKGILVIVKREGDEFIKANGQRLELRDIQRDISNILSGLYSLGGKPDVAMLETLVEFDPIFDRYSYEGVPDIRVITYRGYPAMAMLRCSTRESDGKANLHQGAVGVGLNIATGKALYAVQHGSPVTHHPDTGYDFSELEIPHWEKILTLAASCYEVTHLGYLGVDIVLDKNLGPLILELNARPGLAIQIANRMGAVKRYDVIDTQQANLDVAQRVKFSMDHFGMKTGEDSMMMKEM from the coding sequence ATGTTTGCCAATCCTTTTAAGCTTAAAAAATTGGGTATATTGGGGATGAACAAACGAAATATACATTATATCGGAGCACATAACGATCGTAAATATTACCCTTTAGTGGATAATAAACTGAAAACCAAGATCATTGCACAAAGTGCGGGTATTGCAGTACCGAAGTTGATCAAAACCATTGAACGTCAGTCCCAACTTCGATATTTGAAAGAGATATTGGAGGGAATTGACGGGTTTGTGCTTAAGCCTTCTCAGGGAAGCGGAGGAAAAGGTATTTTGGTCATCGTCAAGCGTGAAGGTGATGAATTCATCAAAGCAAACGGACAGAGATTGGAACTAAGGGATATTCAACGGGATATCTCAAATATTCTCAGTGGTCTCTATTCACTCGGGGGGAAACCCGATGTTGCTATGCTTGAAACACTGGTAGAGTTTGACCCTATTTTTGATCGCTATAGTTATGAGGGTGTGCCGGATATCAGGGTGATCACCTATAGGGGATACCCTGCTATGGCAATGTTGCGGTGTTCAACCAGGGAGAGTGACGGTAAGGCCAACCTACATCAAGGTGCAGTGGGTGTAGGACTTAATATCGCAACCGGCAAGGCACTCTATGCTGTACAGCATGGCTCTCCGGTTACACACCATCCTGATACAGGGTATGATTTCTCTGAGCTTGAAATACCGCATTGGGAAAAGATACTGACCTTGGCAGCATCGTGTTATGAAGTGACCCATTTGGGATACCTGGGTGTAGATATCGTACTGGACAAAAATTTAGGCCCTTTGATCTTGGAGCTTAATGCCCGTCCCGGATTGGCCATACAAATTGCCAATAGAATGGGTGCAGTAAAACGCTATGATGTCATTGACACGCAACAAGCCAATTTGGATGTGGCACAGAGAGTAAAGTTCTCTATGGACCATTTTGGTATGAAAACAGGTGAAGATTCAATGATGATGAAAGAAATGTAA
- a CDS encoding VF530 family DNA-binding protein, protein MSDAHKNNPLHGIKLKQILEELQEEYGWELLGEFVNIRCFKYDPSINSSLKFLRKTPWARDKVEALYLLMRKKKAKEG, encoded by the coding sequence ATGAGTGATGCACATAAAAACAATCCTTTGCACGGTATCAAACTCAAGCAGATACTGGAAGAATTACAAGAAGAGTACGGTTGGGAACTACTGGGAGAGTTTGTGAACATACGATGTTTCAAGTATGATCCCAGTATCAACTCCTCTTTAAAATTCTTGAGAAAAACACCCTGGGCAAGAGACAAAGTGGAAGCCTTGTATCTGCTGATGCGAAAGAAGAAAGCAAAAGAGGGTTAG
- the yidD gene encoding membrane protein insertion efficiency factor YidD, with amino-acid sequence MKNFFLAPIKGYQYISKMLPASCRYYPSCSEYAKWQFEFNAAHKAFTASSLRILRCNQLFKGGIDYPLVDFKPPKPTALLKLNAFCGKIDIIYWLVPKSMAPNNTHYYVLKDFDAINRTT; translated from the coding sequence ATGAAAAACTTCTTTTTAGCACCGATCAAAGGCTATCAATATATCTCCAAAATGTTACCTGCAAGCTGCCGCTATTATCCCTCTTGTTCAGAATATGCCAAATGGCAGTTTGAATTCAATGCAGCCCATAAAGCATTCACGGCAAGTTCTTTGCGTATTTTACGCTGTAATCAGCTCTTTAAGGGAGGTATTGACTACCCTTTGGTTGACTTCAAACCTCCAAAACCTACAGCTTTACTCAAACTTAATGCATTTTGTGGCAAAATTGATATCATCTATTGGCTCGTACCCAAAAGTATGGCCCCAAACAATACACACTATTATGTTTTAAAGGACTTTGATGCAATTAACCGCACCACTTGA
- the cysK gene encoding cysteine synthase A, which produces MIANNIEELIGNTPLVKINTLSEETGTTILGKCEFMNPTSSVKDRIAFNMINEALKSDEIDQNTTIIEPTSGNTGIGLAAICASKGLKLILTMPESMSIERRKILMHLGAELVLTPASEGMGGAISKASALEKELDNAKVLQQFNNPNNPDIHRKTTAFEILNDTAGNLDIFVAAVGTGGTLTGTGEILKTKIPSLEVIAVEPSDSPVLEGGQPGPHKIQGIGAGFVPEILNTEIYDDILAVSNEAAFSMAQKIAREEGLLIGISAGANLHAAYTIASRPENKGKTIVTILCDTAERYLSTELFDT; this is translated from the coding sequence ATGATTGCAAATAATATTGAAGAACTGATAGGCAATACGCCTTTAGTCAAGATCAATACACTTTCGGAAGAGACAGGCACGACTATCTTAGGTAAATGTGAATTTATGAATCCTACCTCTTCGGTAAAGGACAGAATCGCTTTCAACATGATCAATGAAGCACTCAAATCAGATGAAATTGATCAGAATACTACCATCATTGAGCCGACAAGTGGGAACACAGGTATCGGTCTCGCAGCTATTTGTGCATCCAAAGGCCTTAAACTTATCTTGACCATGCCGGAGTCTATGAGCATAGAACGTCGTAAAATTCTTATGCACTTAGGTGCTGAACTTGTACTGACACCGGCCTCGGAAGGTATGGGTGGGGCTATCTCGAAAGCATCAGCATTGGAAAAAGAATTAGACAATGCAAAAGTACTTCAACAATTCAACAATCCAAATAATCCGGATATTCACCGAAAAACCACTGCCTTTGAAATCCTGAATGACACGGCAGGCAATCTGGATATCTTTGTAGCTGCTGTCGGTACGGGTGGAACGCTTACCGGTACGGGAGAGATACTAAAAACTAAAATACCTTCACTTGAAGTCATCGCAGTTGAACCTTCAGATTCTCCTGTATTGGAAGGTGGACAGCCTGGGCCGCATAAGATCCAGGGTATCGGTGCAGGTTTCGTGCCGGAGATACTCAATACAGAAATTTATGATGACATCCTTGCAGTGAGCAATGAAGCCGCTTTTTCCATGGCACAAAAGATTGCTAGAGAAGAAGGCCTGCTTATCGGTATTTCAGCAGGAGCAAACCTGCATGCAGCCTATACCATCGCAAGCAGACCTGAAAACAAAGGTAAAACCATCGTCACGATACTCTGTGATACAGCCGAACGTTACCTCTCTACAGAACTTTTCGATACTTAA
- the pyrC gene encoding dihydroorotase, with the protein MQLTAPLDMHLHLRDGEMLENIAKSSASTFSGAIIMPNLVPPVSSKEEVIAYKERIMAAIGDEKFTPYMTLFFKPSYDKAFLESVKEVITAIKLYPAGITTNSEGGVSGFDVEELRPALEAMSELNIPLCVHGETNGFVMDREAEFVSIYERLATAFPKLKIIMEHITTKESVEALDKFENLYATITLHHLIITLDDVAGGMLKPHLFCKPIAKRPEDRSALLKVALEAHPKVMFGSDSAPHPKHAKESCGCAAGVFTAPIALQVLAELFENEKAPLENLQAFISGNAQKIYGVTPVSKTVTLEKKAFTVPSDYNGVVPMYADETLAYSIKEVRE; encoded by the coding sequence ATGCAATTAACCGCACCACTTGACATGCATTTACATCTCAGAGACGGAGAGATGTTAGAAAATATCGCTAAAAGCTCAGCGAGCACTTTTTCAGGTGCGATCATCATGCCTAACCTTGTACCTCCGGTGAGCAGTAAAGAAGAGGTTATCGCCTATAAAGAACGTATCATGGCTGCCATAGGTGATGAAAAATTCACACCCTATATGACACTTTTTTTCAAACCTTCTTATGACAAAGCATTTTTAGAATCAGTCAAAGAGGTGATCACAGCGATCAAACTCTATCCTGCGGGTATCACCACGAACTCCGAAGGCGGCGTAAGCGGGTTTGATGTAGAAGAGTTGCGTCCAGCACTTGAAGCAATGAGTGAACTGAATATCCCGCTGTGTGTCCATGGGGAGACCAACGGTTTTGTGATGGACAGAGAAGCTGAGTTCGTCAGTATCTATGAAAGGTTGGCCACTGCCTTTCCGAAACTCAAGATCATTATGGAGCATATCACCACCAAAGAGAGTGTCGAAGCGTTAGATAAATTTGAAAATCTTTATGCGACCATTACCCTGCACCATCTGATCATCACCCTGGATGATGTAGCCGGAGGCATGCTTAAACCGCACCTCTTCTGTAAGCCCATAGCCAAACGACCAGAGGACAGAAGTGCGCTACTCAAGGTTGCTCTGGAAGCGCACCCTAAAGTGATGTTCGGATCAGATTCTGCACCGCATCCGAAACATGCGAAAGAGTCTTGCGGGTGTGCAGCAGGTGTCTTTACTGCACCTATCGCCCTGCAAGTATTGGCTGAACTGTTTGAAAATGAAAAGGCACCCCTGGAAAATCTCCAGGCCTTTATTTCAGGCAATGCCCAGAAGATCTACGGCGTTACACCTGTAAGTAAAACCGTTACTCTTGAGAAAAAAGCGTTTACTGTACCTTCCGACTACAATGGCGTGGTCCCTATGTATGCAGATGAGACCCTGGCCTACAGTATCAAAGAAGTAAGAGAGTGA
- a CDS encoding LysR family transcriptional regulator: MLKDFVKLETFLTVARERSFSKASAKLGISQPAVTQQIKFIEKYLGCKVIERKKNGIKLTNEGEELYKIATRLEKEILSAEQDVLKIINKEITFRLGASYTIGAYIIPGQCLNTIGEAINNSVSLDIDQSDNIIEKLKDRKLDVGLIESPVMDNDLIYREWLEDELVVVSNVPINKTLKTEELYDFDWICRDEGSHTRRVVSEVFEELGVSCKSFNVLSEVNNSATVLQTIKKSEKNPEKPVVSIISKYAIMDEVANGELFEARLRGYTMSRKFFIVYSKENKHNAYVDNVVNYILAGRC, encoded by the coding sequence ATGTTAAAAGATTTTGTAAAGTTGGAAACATTTTTAACTGTAGCACGTGAAAGAAGTTTTTCTAAGGCTTCTGCAAAGTTAGGGATCTCACAGCCTGCTGTAACACAGCAGATCAAATTTATTGAAAAATATCTTGGCTGTAAAGTGATCGAACGTAAAAAGAACGGTATCAAACTTACCAATGAGGGTGAAGAGCTCTACAAGATAGCCACAAGACTTGAAAAAGAGATACTCTCTGCAGAACAGGATGTACTGAAGATCATCAACAAAGAGATCACTTTCAGACTGGGTGCTTCCTATACGATAGGGGCATATATCATCCCTGGCCAATGTCTTAATACGATCGGTGAAGCGATCAACAACAGTGTAAGTTTAGATATAGACCAAAGTGATAACATCATCGAAAAACTTAAAGATAGAAAATTAGACGTAGGTCTGATCGAATCACCTGTTATGGATAATGACCTTATTTACAGAGAGTGGTTGGAAGATGAACTTGTAGTAGTGAGTAATGTGCCTATCAACAAAACATTGAAAACAGAAGAGCTTTATGACTTTGATTGGATCTGTCGTGATGAGGGTTCTCATACAAGACGCGTTGTGTCTGAAGTGTTTGAAGAGTTAGGTGTTTCATGTAAAAGCTTTAACGTACTCAGCGAAGTAAACAACTCTGCTACTGTACTTCAAACGATCAAGAAAAGCGAGAAAAATCCAGAGAAGCCAGTAGTATCTATCATATCGAAATATGCGATCATGGATGAAGTGGCCAATGGAGAGCTTTTTGAAGCAAGACTTAGAGGGTATACCATGTCCCGTAAATTCTTTATTGTGTATTCTAAAGAGAATAAACACAATGCTTATGTAGATAATGTCGTGAATTATATCTTAGCAGGTCGCTGCTAA
- the truB gene encoding tRNA pseudouridine(55) synthase TruB yields the protein MNRLFVVNKPIFRSSNGYMGYVKRKYGTKKVGFSGTLDPFATGCLIVATGQYTKLFQYLNKTPKSYKATLWLGANSPSLDIEKIDSIKEVSPFTQQQIEEVLHSLKGELTYYPPKFCAKKINGKRAYELAREGEEVALKTITSTIYDIKLINYNHPFVHFEATVSEGTYIRSLGALVANKLGIDGTLSSLHRIHEGAFYYDDEKALDPFTHLAIPSNVYRGDEAHLELGKKLSRESFETKEDGLYLIETSNFFSIIEILGEEVKYRFNRIPKFEVS from the coding sequence GTGAATAGATTATTTGTAGTCAATAAACCTATATTTCGTTCTTCGAATGGATATATGGGCTATGTCAAACGCAAATACGGAACAAAAAAAGTGGGGTTTTCCGGTACGCTTGACCCCTTTGCGACAGGATGTCTCATTGTTGCTACAGGACAATATACCAAACTCTTCCAATACCTCAATAAAACGCCTAAAAGCTACAAGGCTACCCTATGGCTGGGGGCAAACTCCCCAAGTCTTGATATAGAGAAGATAGATAGCATTAAAGAGGTATCTCCTTTCACACAACAGCAAATAGAAGAGGTACTGCATTCGCTCAAAGGTGAACTAACTTATTATCCGCCAAAATTCTGTGCCAAGAAGATCAACGGTAAACGTGCCTATGAACTTGCACGTGAAGGTGAGGAGGTAGCACTCAAGACCATTACATCTACGATCTACGACATCAAACTGATTAACTACAACCATCCTTTTGTACACTTCGAGGCCACAGTGAGTGAAGGGACCTATATACGCAGTCTTGGTGCCCTTGTTGCAAATAAACTTGGGATAGACGGTACGCTCTCTAGTCTGCATCGCATCCATGAAGGGGCATTCTACTATGACGATGAAAAAGCCCTGGACCCCTTTACACATTTGGCCATTCCTTCCAATGTCTACAGAGGTGATGAAGCGCATCTTGAACTGGGGAAAAAACTCTCACGAGAGTCTTTTGAAACAAAAGAAGATGGTCTCTACCTCATCGAAACTTCGAACTTTTTTTCCATTATCGAGATCCTGGGTGAAGAGGTCAAATACAGATTTAACCGTATCCCTAAATTTGAAGTGTCTTGA
- a CDS encoding apolipoprotein N-acyltransferase: MMRGKNEPIILPCSAPIGILLYKISQYSSTFELTKGFFIALLSSGFIYLNYWGFSHPLMNTILGIITLYLLLQEEKKVWFFSGAFIGLFWFWWIALSLQHYGMVWAVPIEIVIIMLSYGVLFWFLAWISEKITALLSVSGTLLPLLLKALGLFILSYIHPFSFDWLKPELMFVESYLGIEKWQYAIILGAIVLSIWKQHFLYLFLILFAYQSNLSTPIEMDDKVKLVTTSTSVQDKWNETLHAAQFETLFEQIDQAIKEHKSLIILPESVFPIFLNHSKTLDRLQEKAKQISIVTGGLYWDGKTPRNSTYIFTDNKVSVANKVVLVPFGESNPLPDFLSDWVNKIFYDGAIDYVASPTVVDYKIDGKIYRNAICFEATSEKLYEGEPKNMIVLSNNGWFTPSIEPTLQKLLLQYYSKKYGTTIYHSVNMSDSYVVKNGRVDH; the protein is encoded by the coding sequence ATGATGAGGGGTAAAAATGAACCGATCATACTGCCTTGTTCTGCTCCCATAGGAATCCTTTTGTATAAAATTAGCCAATATTCTAGCACCTTTGAACTAACAAAAGGCTTTTTCATAGCACTTTTAAGCTCGGGGTTTATTTACCTTAATTATTGGGGATTTTCTCATCCTCTGATGAACACCATTTTAGGTATTATAACACTCTATCTGCTCCTGCAGGAAGAGAAAAAAGTCTGGTTTTTTTCCGGTGCTTTTATAGGACTTTTTTGGTTTTGGTGGATCGCTTTAAGCCTTCAACATTATGGTATGGTTTGGGCTGTACCAATAGAGATAGTTATCATTATGCTAAGCTACGGGGTACTCTTTTGGTTTCTTGCATGGATCAGTGAGAAGATCACTGCATTACTGAGTGTTTCGGGCACTTTACTTCCTCTACTGCTCAAAGCTTTAGGCCTCTTCATCTTAAGCTATATCCACCCTTTCTCTTTTGATTGGCTCAAACCCGAGCTCATGTTCGTAGAGAGTTATCTAGGCATAGAAAAATGGCAGTATGCCATCATCTTGGGGGCTATTGTTTTAAGTATTTGGAAGCAGCACTTCCTCTATCTGTTTCTTATTCTGTTTGCCTATCAGTCAAATCTTTCAACACCTATCGAAATGGATGATAAGGTAAAACTCGTTACTACCTCTACATCTGTCCAGGACAAATGGAATGAAACACTTCATGCTGCACAGTTTGAGACTCTTTTCGAACAGATAGACCAGGCCATTAAAGAGCATAAAAGTCTTATTATACTCCCTGAATCTGTCTTTCCTATCTTTCTAAATCATTCAAAAACTCTGGACAGATTACAAGAAAAGGCCAAACAGATCTCCATAGTTACTGGAGGGCTCTACTGGGATGGGAAAACACCACGGAACTCAACCTATATCTTTACAGATAACAAGGTCTCTGTAGCCAATAAAGTCGTACTGGTTCCCTTTGGAGAGAGCAATCCCCTACCGGATTTTTTAAGTGACTGGGTCAATAAAATATTTTATGATGGTGCCATAGATTACGTAGCCAGCCCCACTGTCGTAGACTATAAAATTGATGGGAAAATCTATCGAAATGCCATCTGTTTTGAAGCGACCAGTGAGAAACTCTACGAGGGTGAACCAAAAAACATGATCGTACTCAGCAACAACGGCTGGTTCACTCCCTCCATTGAACCTACGTTACAAAAACTCCTGTTGCAGTACTACAGCAAGAAGTATGGAACAACAATCTATCACTCGGTGAATATGTCGGATTCTTATGTGGTGAAAAATGGGAGAGTGGATCACTAG
- the yajC gene encoding preprotein translocase subunit YajC, with translation MGAEQGSMIGSFLPLIILFAIFYFLIIRPQQKHQKAHKAMLDGLTKGDNIITTGGLIAVIVKTEEDFIKIKLNDDTIVKLDRAFVAKKVEAGEDA, from the coding sequence ATGGGAGCAGAACAAGGCAGTATGATCGGTTCATTTTTACCCCTCATCATTTTATTCGCAATTTTTTATTTTTTAATTATCAGACCGCAGCAAAAACATCAAAAAGCACATAAAGCAATGCTTGACGGTCTTACTAAAGGTGACAACATCATTACGACAGGCGGCCTTATAGCTGTGATCGTTAAAACTGAAGAAGATTTTATCAAAATCAAATTAAATGATGACACGATCGTCAAACTTGATAGAGCATTTGTAGCTAAAAAGGTTGAGGCTGGTGAAGACGCTTAA
- a CDS encoding ATP-dependent helicase — protein METILNALNPSQREAVEHIDGPMLILAGAGSGKTKTLTTRLAYLVGEVGIDPANTLTLTFTNKAAAEMRERALKLMPEKVSYPPLLCTFHKFGLLFLKFHIEKLGRSNAFVIIDSDDKKRLLRSIAKELKVDLNISFIASEISKYKNSLLSPEVVLEKAELPDYKQIANIYVKYQENIEENNLVDFDDLLMLTYKILSENDALRKETSQRYQYIMVDEYQDTNELQFQLLELLSSEHNNLCVVGDDDQSIYGWRGANIRNILEFANNFETCKTVKLETNYRSTEPILNAANTLIEHNSTRLGKKLTSHKGAGQEVKLLHSLDESMEAKAIAHEVQKLLDEGVDPNEIAVLYRINALSRSLEEGFTKAGLGFKLIGGMRFYERAEIKDLISYLRVLSNPHDDFSLIRIINKPKRGIGKASIEKLQKAAFDAKISLFEYIKKSVHGEFPAVLSKKITTALEKLVEDITLLQEALENELGNFITLFEERIKLKDHYAGMVDGFDRILNIDEFYGYFRDAVLKNPDLTLDEFLNDISLQSDQDQVEEDTITIMSIHAAKGLEFEHLFVIGLEEEFFPLLGEGSNMEEERRLGYVAITRAKSDLTLCYVDSRFYKGRRKMIDKSRFLGEAGLIQDTSLKITKSSAFKKGDLVKHKIFGIGRVQAANKSGKEYKLLINFGGNKKEILSSFVQSI, from the coding sequence ATGGAAACAATTTTAAATGCATTAAACCCATCACAGCGTGAAGCGGTTGAACATATTGACGGACCGATGCTTATCCTTGCAGGAGCAGGCAGTGGAAAGACCAAAACACTGACGACCAGACTGGCTTACCTTGTAGGCGAAGTAGGTATTGATCCTGCAAACACTTTAACACTTACTTTTACCAATAAAGCTGCTGCAGAAATGCGTGAACGTGCCCTTAAATTGATGCCGGAAAAAGTCTCTTATCCTCCACTGTTATGTACCTTTCATAAATTCGGCTTGCTCTTTTTAAAATTCCATATCGAAAAGCTGGGTAGAAGCAATGCCTTTGTGATCATAGACAGTGACGATAAAAAACGTCTTTTACGTTCCATAGCCAAAGAGTTGAAAGTAGATCTCAACATCTCATTTATCGCTTCTGAGATCTCAAAATATAAAAACTCACTTCTCTCACCTGAAGTGGTTCTTGAAAAAGCTGAACTACCTGACTACAAACAAATAGCCAATATCTATGTCAAGTACCAAGAGAATATCGAAGAGAACAACCTTGTAGACTTTGATGATCTTCTCATGCTCACCTATAAGATACTCAGTGAAAATGATGCACTCAGAAAAGAGACAAGCCAGCGGTACCAGTACATCATGGTAGATGAATACCAGGATACCAATGAACTGCAGTTCCAACTGCTTGAACTGCTCTCTTCTGAGCATAACAATCTCTGCGTGGTAGGAGATGATGATCAGAGTATTTACGGATGGAGAGGTGCGAACATTCGTAATATCCTGGAGTTCGCCAATAACTTTGAAACATGTAAAACAGTCAAACTTGAAACGAATTACCGTTCCACTGAACCCATCCTCAACGCTGCCAATACACTCATCGAGCATAATTCTACACGTCTGGGTAAAAAACTCACTTCACATAAAGGGGCGGGACAAGAGGTGAAACTCCTTCACTCGCTCGACGAGTCTATGGAAGCGAAAGCCATCGCACATGAGGTACAAAAACTCCTGGATGAAGGGGTAGATCCAAACGAAATAGCCGTACTCTACCGTATCAATGCACTCTCTCGTTCACTTGAAGAAGGTTTTACAAAAGCCGGTTTAGGTTTCAAACTCATCGGGGGTATGCGCTTTTATGAACGTGCAGAGATCAAAGACCTTATCTCTTACTTAAGAGTACTCTCCAATCCACATGATGATTTTTCTCTCATACGTATTATCAATAAACCTAAAAGGGGTATCGGTAAAGCATCCATAGAAAAGTTACAGAAGGCTGCTTTTGATGCCAAAATATCACTGTTTGAATATATCAAAAAGTCGGTACACGGAGAATTCCCTGCGGTCCTCAGTAAAAAAATCACCACAGCATTGGAAAAACTTGTCGAAGATATCACACTCTTACAAGAAGCATTGGAAAATGAGCTGGGTAACTTCATTACACTTTTTGAAGAACGTATCAAGCTCAAAGACCATTATGCCGGTATGGTGGACGGTTTTGACCGTATCTTGAACATCGATGAGTTTTACGGCTACTTCAGAGATGCAGTGCTTAAAAACCCTGACCTTACACTTGATGAGTTCCTGAATGACATTTCACTACAAAGTGACCAAGACCAGGTGGAAGAGGATACCATTACCATTATGAGTATCCATGCAGCCAAAGGGCTGGAGTTTGAACACCTTTTTGTCATCGGGCTGGAAGAAGAGTTCTTCCCTCTACTAGGTGAAGGTTCCAACATGGAAGAGGAACGCCGTCTGGGCTACGTAGCGATCACCAGAGCAAAGTCGGATCTTACCCTCTGTTATGTCGACAGCCGTTTTTACAAAGGCCGGCGTAAAATGATAGACAAGAGCCGTTTTTTGGGTGAAGCTGGGCTCATTCAAGATACAAGCCTCAAGATCACTAAAAGTTCCGCTTTCAAAAAAGGTGACCTGGTCAAACATAAGATCTTTGGGATAGGACGTGTCCAAGCTGCCAACAAATCGGGGAAAGAGTATAAACTGCTTATCAACTTCGGTGGGAACAAAAAAGAGATACTCAGTTCATTCGTCCAGTCGATATAA
- a CDS encoding 4-(cytidine 5'-diphospho)-2-C-methyl-D-erythritol kinase, which produces MGGFEGGDEGGYWDIDTLPASTNHVNTSKPDRRQSTIEKTDAGYSIKAHAKVNIFLKITGHENGYHTLLSRFMYVEDLYDTITFVPCECDTFTIEGCEGVPLETNTIYKAYKALNDHTGDLEILDFFYKHKVVVTKRIPSQAGLGGGSSDAAAFMRLVKEVCNLLISTEELAKLGSTIGADLPFFIYNYTSANVSGFGEIVEPFDEDPLSLELYTPQIGCDTTLVYKTFKEHLLNGISLASFIGWDQLDSKTLLERIADPIMLNDLYKAALIAYPELKNEAKEGWFFSGSGSTFFRLR; this is translated from the coding sequence ATGGGTGGTTTTGAAGGCGGTGATGAAGGTGGATACTGGGATATCGATACGCTTCCCGCATCAACGAATCATGTAAATACATCTAAGCCCGATAGAAGACAATCGACTATAGAAAAAACTGATGCAGGATACAGTATCAAAGCCCATGCCAAAGTCAATATCTTTTTAAAGATCACTGGACATGAAAACGGCTATCATACCCTGCTCTCCCGCTTCATGTACGTAGAGGATCTCTATGATACCATTACCTTTGTACCCTGTGAATGTGACACTTTTACCATAGAAGGGTGCGAGGGTGTACCACTCGAAACCAATACTATCTACAAAGCCTATAAAGCACTGAATGACCATACGGGTGACCTTGAGATACTCGATTTCTTTTACAAACATAAGGTCGTTGTCACCAAACGTATCCCAAGTCAGGCAGGCTTAGGTGGGGGCAGTTCGGATGCTGCGGCCTTCATGCGTTTGGTGAAAGAGGTTTGTAATCTCCTGATCAGTACTGAAGAACTGGCAAAACTGGGAAGTACGATTGGTGCAGACCTCCCCTTTTTCATCTATAACTATACTTCGGCAAATGTCAGCGGTTTCGGGGAGATTGTTGAGCCTTTTGATGAAGATCCCCTTTCTTTGGAACTCTATACACCCCAGATAGGCTGCGATACGACATTGGTCTATAAAACCTTTAAAGAACACCTTTTGAATGGCATTTCACTTGCATCTTTTATTGGGTGGGATCAACTGGACTCAAAAACATTGCTCGAACGCATTGCGGATCCTATCATGTTAAATGATCTTTACAAGGCTGCACTCATTGCCTATCCTGAACTAAAGAACGAAGCGAAAGAGGGATGGTTCTTTTCGGGCAGTGGAAGTACATTTTTTCGTCTCCGCTAA
- a CDS encoding aminotransferase class IV family protein, with amino-acid sequence MPQEQSKTPLLLETIRIEEGKIHNLGYHQQRCDKSRQLLFNSHDILDLSSYIDAPKSGLYRCRILYAEHLHSIEYIPYTPKEIQSLRIVSSEIEYSLKYANRDALNALLESNKDVDEVIIEKKGYLTDTTISNIAFLDGEQWITPAKPLLEGTMRAKLIDEGFLHPKQITKEDLKNYSQVALMNAMIGFKILNIEPYKIS; translated from the coding sequence ATGCCACAAGAACAATCAAAAACACCTCTTTTACTTGAGACGATCAGGATAGAAGAGGGAAAGATACATAACCTTGGCTATCATCAGCAGCGATGCGACAAAAGCCGTCAACTACTCTTTAATTCTCATGACATACTCGACCTCTCTTCCTATATAGATGCACCTAAATCTGGTCTATATCGTTGTCGTATCCTCTATGCAGAACACTTACACTCTATAGAGTATATACCCTACACGCCAAAAGAGATACAAAGCCTTAGGATCGTCTCTTCAGAGATCGAATACAGTCTGAAATATGCCAACAGAGATGCGTTGAATGCCTTGCTGGAATCCAACAAAGATGTCGATGAAGTGATCATAGAAAAAAAGGGTTATCTGACCGATACGACCATATCCAATATCGCTTTTCTTGATGGAGAACAATGGATAACACCGGCAAAACCTCTACTTGAAGGTACGATGAGGGCCAAGCTGATCGATGAGGGCTTTCTCCATCCAAAGCAGATCACCAAAGAAGACCTCAAAAACTACTCACAAGTAGCTTTAATGAATGCTATGATAGGATTTAAAATTCTAAATATCGAACCATACAAAATCTCATAA